From a single Anaerolineaceae bacterium oral taxon 439 genomic region:
- a CDS encoding ribose ABC transporter permease, which produces MSKASENAQRRSANRAALVRELFPLIGLIVIFIFFAIFTNGRILKPAAAKLILSQVYVPMIASSGVFLIMTVGGLDFSQGSLLGIVSIVISYLSFYSIPLAVIAGVATGAAIGAFNGLFHVRFKIPSFIVTMCSMFLFRGFCAYFTTNAPVAASREITDLNLDGLKIATVIVVLLILFFIFTFTKVGINLKAIGAGEKAARFAGIRTDLTKFMVFMSAGAITGIAAFLNVIRVGSITATAGNQLETQILISLVLGGMPISGGAKVRFSNIIVGSLIYAILNNGLVMMRYDTAIQQLIKGVIFLAVVALTIDRKAIRVIK; this is translated from the coding sequence ATTTCAAAAGCGAGCGAAAACGCTCAACGGCGCAGCGCGAATCGGGCGGCGCTGGTTCGGGAGCTCTTCCCACTCATTGGGTTGATCGTTATTTTTATCTTTTTCGCGATCTTTACGAACGGTCGGATCCTGAAGCCGGCGGCGGCGAAATTAATCCTGAGCCAGGTCTATGTCCCCATGATCGCCTCGTCCGGCGTCTTCCTGATCATGACCGTCGGCGGTTTAGATTTTTCTCAGGGATCGCTTCTCGGGATCGTCTCCATTGTTATCAGTTATCTATCGTTCTACTCGATCCCCCTTGCGGTTATCGCCGGCGTCGCGACCGGCGCGGCGATCGGCGCGTTCAACGGTTTGTTCCATGTCCGGTTTAAGATCCCGTCGTTTATCGTCACGATGTGTTCGATGTTCCTGTTTCGCGGCTTCTGCGCCTATTTTACGACGAACGCCCCGGTCGCGGCTTCGCGCGAGATAACGGATCTGAATCTGGATGGACTGAAAATTGCGACGGTTATCGTCGTTCTCCTCATCCTTTTTTTCATCTTTACCTTTACAAAAGTCGGAATCAACCTGAAAGCGATCGGCGCGGGCGAAAAAGCGGCCCGGTTCGCTGGAATCCGGACTGACCTGACGAAGTTCATGGTTTTCATGTCCGCAGGCGCAATTACAGGGATCGCCGCATTCCTGAACGTTATCCGCGTCGGCTCGATCACGGCGACGGCCGGTAACCAGCTCGAAACGCAAATTCTGATCTCGCTCGTTTTAGGCGGGATGCCGATCTCCGGCGGAGCGAAAGTCCGCTTTTCAAATATTATCGTCGGCTCCCTGATTTACGCAATTCTGAATAACGGGTTGGTTATGATGCGCTACGACACGGCAATTCAGCAGCTTATCAAAGGCGTCATTTTCTTAGCGGTCGTCGCGCTGACGATCGATCGAAAGGCGATTCGGGTTATCAAGTAA